From a single Phragmites australis chromosome 7, lpPhrAust1.1, whole genome shotgun sequence genomic region:
- the LOC133925581 gene encoding subtilisin-like protease, with protein sequence MEIFKFSLLALLPFLLLADVAWATGDDMRTFIVHVQPHENHELETADDRTAWYKSFLPQDGRLLHVYHHVASGFAARLSPRELDEVSAMPGFVSAIPDQTYTLQTTHTPQFLGMNVQQGVWNDTSERGAGVIIGLLDTGIFPEHPSFSDHGMPPPPVKWKGRCDFNGSVCNNKLIGARDFTAANGTSGTPSRVPPVDDAGHGTHTASTAAGAVVPGAQALGQAMGVAAGMATRAHVAMYKVCLETDCAGSDILAGVDAAVADGCDIISMSIGGPSVPFHQDPIAIGTFGAIEKGVFVSMAAGNSGPNARSLSNEAPWMLTVAASTMDRSIRATVRLGNGLYFHGESAYQPKDSAAVFYPLVYSGASGKPFAEYCVNGSLDGLDVKGKIVLCEFGLIPTIFKGAVVQSAGGAGMILMNQFPQGYDTLAEAHVLPVSHVDYAAGSAIKSYINSTANPTAQIYFRGTVLGTSPAPSIVFFSSRGPSHQNPGILKPDITGPGVNVLAAWPFQVGPPSAPALPGPTFNIISGTSMSTPHLSGIAAFIKSKHPDWSPSAIKSAIMTTADIDDRSGIPLLDEQHSPANIFATGAGHVNPEKAANPGLVYDIAPGNYIGYLCGMYTSQEVSVIASRPVNCSAITVIPDRMLNYPSISVIFPAASNSTMPVIVRRVVKNVGEVQSSYYAAVDMPESSVPVVVYPDRLEFTEANQEKSFVVLVWPRQSDTRVVQGALRWVSETHTVRSPISVTFV encoded by the coding sequence ATGGAAATATTCAAATTCTCCTTGCTCGCCCTtcttcccttcctcctcctcgcagACGTTGCCTGGGCGACCGGCGATGACATGCGCACGTTCATCGTCCACGTGCAGCCTCACGAAAACCACGAGCTCGAGACGGCAGATGACCGGACGGCGTGGTACAAGTCGTTCCTCCCCCAGGATGGCCGGCTTCTCCACGTGTACCACCACGTCGCGAGCGGCTTCGCAGCCCGGCTGTCGCCGCGGGAGCTCGACGAGGTCTCCGCCATGCCCGGGTTCGTGAGCGCGATCCCGGACCAGACGTACACGCTGCAGACGACGCACACGCCACAGTTCCTCGGGATGAACGTGCAGCAGGGCGTGTGGAACGACACGTCGGAGCGTGGCGCCGGCGTCATCATCGGCCTGCTCGACACCGGCATCTTCCCGGAACACCCCTCCTTCAGCGACCACGGCATGCCACCACCGCCGGTCAAGTGGAAGGGGCGTTGCGACTTCAACGGCTCGGTGTGCAACAACAAGCTCATTGGCGCTCGCGATTTCACTGCCGCCAACGGCACGAGTGGCACCCCTTCTCGGGTGCCACCGGTTGATGACGCTGGGCACGGCACTCACACGGCGAGCACGGCCGCGGGAGCGGTCGTGCCAGGCGCTCAAGCGCTTGGCCAGGCCATGGGTGTCGCCGCCGGGATGGCTACCCGCGCGCACGTTGCCATGTACAAGGTCTGCCTCGAGACGGACTGCGCCGGGTCCGACATACTGGCCGGTGTTGACGCCGCCGTGGCCGACGGCTGCGACATTATCTCCATGTCTATTGGTGGGCCGTCGGTGCCGTTCCACCAAGACCCCATCGCCATAGGGACATTCGGAGCGATCGAGAAGGGCGTGTTTGTCAGCATGGCAGCTGGCAACTCCGGCCCGAACGCCAGGTCCCTCTCAAACGAGGCGCCCTGGATGCTAACGGTTGCCGCGAGCACCATGGACCGCTCGATTCGCGCGACGGTGCGGCTGGGGAACGGCCTCTATTTCCATGGCGAGTCCGCCTACCAGCCAAAAGACTCAGCCGCCGTCTTCTACCCGTTGGTCTACTCTGGCGCAAGCGGAAAGCCGTTCGCCGAGTACTGCGTCAACGGCTCGCTGGACGGCCTCGACGTCAAGGGCAAGATAGTGCTCTGCGAATTTGGACTCATCCCAACAATCTTCAAAGGTGCGGTGGTGCAAAgcgccggcggcgccggcaTGATATTGATGAACCAATTCCCCCAAGGCTACGACACGCTTGCGGAAGCGCACGTCCTCCCGGTGTCACACGTCGACTACGCCGCCGGCTCAGCCATCAAGTCCTACATCAATTCCACGGCGAACCCCACGGCGCAGATCTACTTCAGGGGTACAGTACTCGGCACATCGCCTGCTCCGTCGAttgttttcttctcttctcgTGGTCCTAGCCACCAGAACCCCGGCATTCTGAAGCCCGACATCACTGGCCCCGGCGTGAACGTGCTCGCCGCTTGGCCGTTCCAAGTCGGCCCACCTTCGGCACCGGCTCTCCCTGGACCGACCTTTAACATCATCTCCGGCACGTCTATGTCCACGCCGCACCTTAGCGGCATCGCGGCGTTCATCAAGAGCAAGCATCCGGATTGGTCACCGTCGGCGATCAAGTCGGCCATCATGACAACCGCAGACATCGACGACCGCTCCGGCATCCCATTACTCGACGAGCAGCACTCGCCGGCCAACATCTTTGCCACTGGCGCCGGCCACGTTAACCCAGAGAAGGCCGCAAACCCCGGTCTAGTCTACGACATTGCTCCTGGAAACTACATCGGCTACCTCTGCGGCATGTACACGAGCCAGGAAGTCTCGGTGATCGCAAGCCGGCCGGTCAATTGCTCGGCCATCACTGTGATCCCCGACCGCATGCTGAATTACCCATCGATTTCGGTCATATTTCCGGCAGCGTCGAATTCAACAATGCCGGTGATTGTAAGGCGCGTAGTGAAGAACGTAGGCGAGGTGCAGTCATCGTACTACGCGGCGGTCGACATGCCAGAGAGCTCTGTGCCCGTGGTCGTCTATCCGGACAGGCTGGAGTTCACCGAGGCTAACCAAGAGAAGAGCTTCGTTGTCCTCGTGTGGCCAAGACAGAGCGACACGAGGGTGGTTCAAGGTGCGCTCCGGTGGGTGTCGGAGACGCACACCGTGCGGAGCCCCATCTCTGTCACCTTCGTATGA
- the LOC133925580 gene encoding subtilisin-like protease 1 — translation MDNPTHRRCTLPCLSLRIANAAVILLLLSPAAVTPAASHPGHDTGVHSNYLVIVRTPYEYDQNLYKNLSSWHASLLASVCDMAKEALAADPASVPRLIYSYRSVVNGFAARLTPDEVEMMSKMDWFDRAVPEQTYHLLTTRTPQMLGLMGGRGAGGLWNTSNMGEGVIIGVLDDGIYAGHPSFDGAGMKPPPAKWKGRCDFNKTVCNNKLIGARSYFESAKWKWKGLRDPVLPISEGQHGTHTSSTAAGAFVPNASVFGNGLGTATGMAPRAHIAFYQVCYEEKGCDRDDILAAMDDAIEDGVDILSLSLGHEDAVDFSDDPVSLGGYSAILNGVFICTAAGNTGPSPGTLVNEAPWLLSVGASTSDRRFLATVKLGGGVELDGESLNDLNTTMGEQCPLVRDVGDGTCSSESVLVAENITGKIIVCEAGGNVSTAKAKVVKHAGAAGMILVTPQVFGLIVMPRPHALPTVQVPYAAGQKIRAYIQSSRNATATFLFKGTTFNAPQSPMVAPFSSRGPNRRSRGILKPDIIGPGVNVLAGVPTIVDVEFPPKVLTPKFDIKSGTSMAAPHLSGIAALIKSAHPTWSPAAIKSALMTTAETTDNLRKPIADVDGRPASFLAVGAGHVNPQRAMDPGLVYNMTVKDYVPYLCGLNYTDQKVNTIIYPEPAVSCANVTKLEQDDLNYPSITAILDQPPFTVKANRSVTNVGAASSTYVVEVDVPASVKVEVNPTKLTFKTLDEVLNYAVTVKSESGRAPAGTVEGQLKWVSGKYVVRSPILITPGTGRAAPATHKP, via the coding sequence ATGGACAATCCAACCCACAGACGGTGCACACTACCGTGTCTCAGCCTTCGCATCGCCAACGCCGCCGTCATCCTCCTCTTACTATCCCCAGCGGCGGTCACCCCTGCGGCCAGCCATCCAGGCCATGATACCGGCGTCCACAGCAACTACCTCGTCATCGTGCGCACGCCGTATGAGTACGACCAGAACCTGTACAAGAACTTGTCGAGCTGGCACGCGTCGCTCCTGGCGTCGGTGTGCGACATGGCCAAGGAGGCGCTGGCTGCGGACCCGGCCTCCGTGCCGCGGCTCATCTACTCCTACCGCAGCGTCGTGAACGGCTTCGCCGCCCGCCTGACGCCGGACGAGGTGGAGATGATGTCCAAGATGGACTGGTTCGACAGGGCAGTCCCCGAGCAGACGTACCACCTCCTGACCACACGCACGCCGCAGATGCTCGGGCTCATGGGCGGCCGCGGCGCTGGCGGCTTGTGGAACACCAGCAACATGGGCGAGGGCGTCATCATCGGGGTCCTCGACGATGGCATCTACGCCGGGCACCCGTCGTTCGACGGGGCGGGGATGAAGCCGCCGCCGGCCAAGTGGAAGGGCAGGTGCGATTTCAACAAGACGGTGTGCAACAACAAGCTCATCGGCGCACGGTCCTACTTCGAGTCGGCCAAGTGGAAGTGGAAGGGACTTCGTGACCCGGTGCTTCCGATCAGCGAGGGCCAGCACGGGACGCACACGTCGAGCACGGCGGCCGGCGCGTTCGTGCCCAACGCCAGCGTCTTCGGCAACGGTCTCGGCACGGCGACCGGCATGGCCCCCCGCGCGCACATTGCGTTCTACCAGGTGTGCTATGAGGAGAAAGGCTGTGATCGGGATGACATATTGGCGGCGATGGACGATGCCATCGAGGACGGCGTCGACATCCTCTCGCTCTCGCTTGGGCATGAGGATGCTGTGGACTTTTCAGACGACCCCGTCTCACTTGGAGGTTACTCGGCGATCCTGAACGGCGTGTTCATCTGCACAGCCGCAGGCAACACCGGCCCGAGTCCGGGAACCCTCGTCAACGAGGCGCCGTGGCTGCTCTCCGTGGGAGCGAGCACCAGCGACAGGCGATTCTTGGCCACCGTGAAGCTCGGCGGTGGGGTTGAGCTTGACGGAGAGTCGCTCAATGATCTCAACACCACCATGGGCGAGCAGTGCCCGTTGGTGCGCGACGTGGGTGACGGCACGTGCTCCAGCGAGAGTGTGTTGGTAGCAGAGAATATCACCGGAAAGATCATCGTTTGCGAAGCTGGTGGTAACGTCAGCACCGCGAAGGCCAAGGTGGTAAAGCACGCCGGCGCGGCCGGCATGATCCTGGTCACCCCGCAGGTGTTCGGTCTGATTGTCATGCCGAGGCCGCACGCCCTCCCGACGGTTCAAGTCCCCTACGCGGCGGGGCAGAAGATCAGGGCTTACATCCAGTCCTCACGGAACGCGACGGCAACGTTCCTATTCAAAGGAACAACGTTCAACGCGCCACAGTCGCCGATGGTCGCACCCTTCTCGTCGCGGGGGCCGAACAGGCGGAGCCGTGGAATTCTGAAGCCCGACATCATCGGCCCCGGGGTGAACGTCCTCGCCGGCGTCCCCACTATTGTGGACGTGGAGTTCCCGCCAAAGGTTCTGACGCCCAAGTTCGACATCAAGTCCGGCACGTCCATGGCGGCACCGCACCTGAGCGGGATCGCCGCTCTGATCAAGAGCGCGCACCCGACATGGTCGCCCGCAGCCATCAAATCTGCCCTGATGACAACGGCCGAAACCaccgacaacctcaggaagccCATCGCCGACGTGGACGGCAGGCCGGCGAGCTTTCTCGCCGTGGGCGCCGGGCACGTGAACCCGCAGAGGGCCATGGACCCGGGGCTCGTGTACAACATGACGGTCAAGGACTACGTGCCGTACCTGTGCGGGCTCAACTACACGGACCAGAAGGTGAACACGATCATCTACCCGGAGCCGGCGGTATCGTGTGCCAATGTGACAAAACTCGAACAGGATGACCTTAACTACCCGTCCATCACCGCCATCCTCGACCAGCCGCCCTTCACCGTGAAGGCCAACCGCTCCGTAACCAACGTCGGTGCCGCCAGCTCGACGTACGTCGTGGAGGTCGACGTGCCAGCGTCAGTGAAAGTGGAGGTGAACCCGACGAAGCTGACGTTCAAGACGCTGGACGAGGTCTTGAACTACGCCGTCACTGTCAAGTCGGAGTCCGGCCGGGCTCCAGCCGGCACGGTCGAGGGGCAGCTGAAGTGGGTCTCCGGCAAGTATGTCGTGCGCAGCCCGATCCTGATCACGCCCGGGACCGGCAGGGCAGCGCCGGCCACACATAAACCCTAA
- the LOC133923618 gene encoding uncharacterized protein LOC133923618 encodes MWAPGSPGRLPAMASCWGRFGVAALWRRLRQFSLARLRRRHGRSILGAGGLNYDPLSYAQNFDDGSLEPDFTARFAPARHAAGSPRAAGAAPDVAAA; translated from the coding sequence ATGTGGGCGCCGGGTTCGCCGGGGAGGCTGCCGGCGATGGCCTCCTGCTGGGGCCGCTTCGGCGTCGCGGCGCTGTGGCGCAGGCTGCGTCAGTTTAGCCTGGCGCGGCTCAGGAGGCGGCACGGCCGCTCcatcctcggcgccggcgggcTAAACTACGACCCGCTCAGCTACGCGCAGAACTTCGACGACGGCAGCCTCGAGCCAGACTTCACCGCCAGGTTCGCGCCCgcgcggcacgccgccggctcGCCGAGGGCGGCGGGCGCAGCGCCGGACGTCGCCGCCGCATGA